One part of the Marinobacterium rhizophilum genome encodes these proteins:
- a CDS encoding alpha-hydroxy acid oxidase, with protein sequence MTAPLNAIPADLVSLSDYERHARQLLPHSLFEYIAGGGADELTLQRNRTALDRIQLLPRVLRDVTQGSTHTRVLDETLRHPILLAPVAFQRMVHPDGELATARAADALDTAMVVSTLASHSLEDIATQTRAGKWFQLYFQQDSDFTLSLVRRAEQAGYSKLVVTVDAPLHGIRNRAQRAGFELPDTVEAVNLRERPPLPRAVLEPSQSIVFQGMMSEVPGWDQLEWLSRQTSLPIIVKGVLHPQDAIRVAGMGLAGVVVSNHGGRALDCVPSAIEMLPQIRAATGPSFCVLFDGGISRGTDVFKALALGANAVLLGRPQLYALAVAGAPGVAHMLRVLREELEVCMALAGTPCIRDITPAALYQSRF encoded by the coding sequence ATGACCGCCCCGCTTAACGCCATTCCCGCCGACCTTGTCAGCCTGTCCGACTACGAACGCCATGCCCGCCAGCTGCTGCCCCACAGCCTGTTCGAATACATTGCCGGCGGCGGCGCCGATGAGCTGACGCTGCAGCGCAACCGCACGGCGCTGGATCGTATCCAGCTGCTGCCCCGGGTTCTGCGCGATGTTACCCAGGGCTCCACCCACACAAGGGTGCTGGATGAAACCCTGCGCCACCCCATCCTGCTGGCACCGGTGGCGTTTCAGCGCATGGTGCACCCGGACGGTGAGCTGGCCACGGCCCGCGCCGCCGACGCCCTGGATACCGCCATGGTCGTCAGCACCCTGGCTTCCCACAGCCTGGAGGACATTGCTACCCAGACCCGGGCCGGGAAATGGTTTCAACTCTATTTTCAGCAGGACAGCGATTTCACCCTGTCCCTGGTCAGGCGCGCCGAACAGGCCGGCTACAGCAAGCTGGTGGTCACGGTGGATGCGCCGCTGCATGGCATTCGCAACCGCGCCCAGCGTGCCGGTTTTGAACTGCCGGACACTGTCGAGGCCGTCAACCTGCGTGAACGCCCACCCCTGCCCCGGGCCGTACTGGAACCCAGCCAGAGCATTGTGTTCCAGGGCATGATGAGCGAGGTACCCGGCTGGGATCAGCTGGAATGGCTGTCGCGCCAGACGTCCCTGCCGATTATCGTCAAGGGCGTGCTGCACCCGCAGGATGCAATCCGCGTGGCCGGCATGGGACTGGCCGGCGTGGTGGTGTCCAATCATGGGGGCCGGGCGCTGGACTGCGTGCCTTCCGCCATCGAGATGCTGCCACAGATTCGCGCCGCCACCGGGCCCAGCTTCTGCGTGTTGTTCGATGGCGGCATCAGCCGCGGCACCGATGTGTTCAAGGCCCTGGCGCTGGGCGCCAACGCCGTGCTGCTTGGCCGGCCCCAGCTCTATGCCCTGGCTGTTGCCGGCGCCCCCGGCGTCGCCCACATGCTGCGGGTGCTGCGTGAGGAACTGGAAGTCTGCATGGCGCTGGCCGGTACGCCCTGCATCCGCGACATCACCCCCGCCGCGCTGTACCAAAGCCGTTTTTAA
- a CDS encoding TRAP transporter large permease has protein sequence MSAPLIGLICMGLMLVMIALRCPIALAMAATGVIGFGTIIAFDPAFAILEAGPFETLSNYSFSPIPMFLLMGVLASHANMSSELFNAARSLFGGWRGGMALAAVSACGTFSAISGSSVATAASMSRVALPEMRKHGYADSLATGTLAAGGTLGIMIPPSIALLLYALITEQSVGDMFIAGLVPGILGLLLYCATIALLVHFYPQLARAGEPTTLKQKIVGMWGFVPFMFVFAIIIGGIYSGIFTPTEAAAIGAFATLLVALYRGMGWAGFKSAVEEALALSAMIFFMIVGAEIFGYFLSVSRISFFLTEFVGQMGWPPYGVLFAVLLLFILLGCVMDSIAMLLLTVPVVLPLIIEAGFDPVWFGIVAVITVELGLITPPVGMNVFVIKSVAPDVPMGQIFRGVFPFVLSDLLRLVLLILFPVLALGLV, from the coding sequence ATGAGTGCACCGCTTATCGGTCTAATTTGCATGGGCCTGATGCTGGTCATGATCGCGCTGCGCTGCCCCATCGCCCTGGCGATGGCCGCCACCGGTGTCATCGGCTTTGGCACCATCATCGCGTTTGACCCGGCCTTCGCCATTCTGGAGGCCGGTCCCTTCGAGACCCTGAGCAACTACAGTTTCAGCCCGATCCCCATGTTCCTGCTCATGGGCGTGCTGGCCTCCCACGCCAACATGTCCAGCGAGCTGTTCAATGCGGCGCGCTCGCTGTTTGGCGGCTGGCGTGGCGGCATGGCGCTGGCGGCGGTATCGGCCTGCGGGACCTTTTCGGCCATCTCCGGTTCCTCGGTGGCCACGGCGGCCAGCATGTCGCGGGTGGCACTGCCGGAAATGCGCAAGCACGGCTATGCCGACTCCCTGGCGACCGGCACCCTGGCGGCGGGCGGTACCCTGGGCATCATGATTCCGCCGAGCATCGCCTTGCTGCTCTATGCGCTGATTACCGAGCAGTCGGTGGGCGACATGTTTATCGCCGGTCTTGTGCCGGGCATCCTGGGTCTGCTGCTGTATTGCGCCACCATTGCCCTGCTGGTGCACTTTTATCCACAGCTGGCCCGCGCCGGTGAGCCGACCACGCTGAAACAGAAGATTGTTGGCATGTGGGGCTTTGTCCCCTTCATGTTCGTATTCGCGATCATTATCGGCGGCATCTACAGCGGCATCTTCACGCCAACCGAAGCGGCGGCCATCGGCGCCTTCGCCACCCTGCTGGTGGCGCTGTACCGCGGCATGGGCTGGGCCGGCTTCAAGTCGGCGGTGGAGGAGGCGCTGGCGCTGAGCGCAATGATCTTCTTTATGATCGTCGGCGCAGAGATCTTCGGCTACTTCCTGTCGGTGTCGCGCATTTCCTTCTTCCTCACCGAATTTGTCGGTCAGATGGGCTGGCCGCCCTACGGTGTGCTTTTTGCCGTGCTGCTGCTGTTTATCCTGCTGGGCTGCGTGATGGACAGCATCGCCATGCTGCTGCTGACCGTGCCGGTGGTGCTGCCACTGATCATCGAAGCGGGCTTTGATCCGGTCTGGTTCGGTATAGTCGCGGTGATCACGGTGGAGCTGGGTCTTATTACCCCGCCGGTCGGTATGAACGTCTTCGTTATCAAGAGCGTGGCGCCGGACGTGCCCATGGGGCAGATCTTCCGCGGTGTTTTCCCGTTCGTATTGTCGGACCTGCTGCGCCTGGTACTGCTGATCCTGTTTCCGGTCTTGGCGCTGGGGCTGGTGTAG